One part of the Oncorhynchus kisutch isolate 150728-3 linkage group LG22, Okis_V2, whole genome shotgun sequence genome encodes these proteins:
- the LOC116356308 gene encoding uncharacterized histidine-rich protein DDB_G0274557-like translates to MPHHMPHVMPHHMPHVMPHHMPHHMAHHMTYVMPHHMPHHMAHNMPYVMPHHMPHVMPHHMPHHMQHVMPHHMPHVMPHHMPHHMAHNMPYVMPHHMPHVMPHHMPHHMPHHMPHVMPHHMPHVMPHNMPHHMPYVMPHVMPHVMPHVMPHHMPHHMPQIMPHVMPHVMPHHMPYVMPHVMPHHMPQIMPHVMPHIMPYVMPHIMPYVMPHIMPYVMPHVEPHIMPQIMPHHMPHRTLLQQAVVHLW, encoded by the coding sequence ATGCCACACCACATGCCACACGTCATGCCACACCACATGCCACACGTCATGCCACACCACATGCCACACCACATGGCACACCACATGACATACGTCATGCCACACCACATGCCACACCACATGGCACACAACATGCCATACGTCATGCCACACCACATGCCACACGTCATGCCACACCACATGCCACACCACATGCAACACGTCATGCCACACCACATGCCACACGTCATGCCACACCACATGCCACACCACATGGCACACAACATGCCATACGTCATGCCACACCACATGCCACACGTCATGCCACACCACATGCCACACCACATGCCACACCACATGCCACACGTCATGCCACACCACATGCCACACGTCATGCCACACAACATGCCACACCACATGCCATACGTCATGCCACACGTCATGCCACACGTCATGCCACACGTCATGCCACACCACATGCCACACCACATGCCACAAATCATGCCACATGTCATGCCACACGTCATGCCACACCACATGCCATACGTCATGCCACACGTCATGCCACACCACATGCCACAAATCATGCCACACGTCATGCCACACATCATGCCATACGTCATGCCACACATCATGCCATACGTCATGCCACACATCATGCCATACGTCATGCCACACGTCGAGCCACACATCATGCCACAAATCATGCCACACCACATGCCACATAGAACCCTCCTCCAGCAAGCTGTGGTCCATCTGTGGTAA